The proteins below are encoded in one region of Segatella copri:
- a CDS encoding chloride channel protein: MVDWQKKHISDRQMTLILAFIIGLLASVAGYFLHGIVHEIQLLLTSGFNKGTYNLLFLLFPIVGIYLTMLFIKYVVRDNISHGITRVLYAISTKNSKLKAHNCWSSVVASGITIGFGGSVGAEAPIVLTGSAIGSNLGQIFRMDKKTMILLVGCGASAAIAGIFKAPIAGLVFTLEVLMVDLSMASLLPILISCVTATCFTYILMGSKSLFDFTLTSPWALDRVPACLLLGIFCGLVSLYFMRTMSACEGFFAKLSPYPYVKLLFGGLILSSLIFLFPSLYGEGYTAVNVLLKGQNVEDWGQVMSRSLFYGHNQLLILYIALVTFTKVFATSATNGSGGCGGTFAPSLIIGGFAGFLFARLWNVNQVGVYIPEQNFTLLGMAGLITGVMHAPLTGIFLIAELTGGYQLFMPLMIVCISSLLTISIFESHSIYALRLAREGKLLTHHIDKAALTLLGMQDVIEKDYHPVGPDLPMSKLVSEISRSNNNFLPVLDQAGVLLGVIDITKIRHIIFRTELYQHFTVRQLMMQPSAVLTEHDSMDEVMQKFDKTDAAQLPVVDVAGVLKGYISRTRIYSMYRQIVADMSAE, translated from the coding sequence ATGGTGGATTGGCAGAAAAAACATATTTCTGACCGCCAGATGACCCTTATCCTGGCTTTTATCATCGGCCTTCTGGCGTCGGTGGCAGGATATTTCCTGCACGGCATTGTGCACGAAATACAGTTGCTGCTCACTTCGGGATTTAACAAGGGCACCTATAACCTGCTCTTCCTGCTCTTCCCGATTGTGGGCATTTACCTCACCATGCTCTTTATTAAATATGTGGTCAGAGATAATATTTCCCACGGTATCACCCGTGTGCTTTACGCCATTTCTACCAAAAATTCCAAGCTCAAGGCCCACAACTGTTGGTCATCGGTGGTGGCATCAGGTATCACCATCGGTTTCGGTGGTTCCGTGGGAGCCGAGGCTCCTATTGTGCTCACGGGTTCGGCCATCGGCTCAAACCTGGGACAAATCTTCCGCATGGACAAGAAAACCATGATTCTGCTGGTGGGCTGTGGCGCCTCTGCAGCCATTGCTGGAATCTTTAAGGCGCCTATTGCTGGACTCGTGTTTACGCTTGAGGTGCTGATGGTAGACTTGAGCATGGCTTCCTTGCTGCCTATCCTTATCAGTTGTGTAACAGCTACTTGCTTTACCTACATCCTGATGGGCTCCAAGAGTCTTTTCGATTTTACGCTTACCAGTCCGTGGGCGCTCGACCGCGTGCCTGCCTGCCTTTTGCTGGGCATTTTCTGCGGCTTGGTGAGCCTTTATTTCATGCGCACCATGTCGGCGTGCGAGGGCTTCTTTGCCAAGCTTTCGCCTTATCCCTACGTAAAACTGCTGTTTGGAGGACTGATTCTGAGTTCGCTCATCTTCCTCTTCCCTTCGCTCTACGGCGAAGGCTATACGGCAGTCAACGTGCTGCTGAAGGGGCAGAATGTGGAAGACTGGGGGCAGGTGATGAGCCGTTCGCTCTTCTACGGGCACAACCAGCTGCTCATCCTCTACATCGCTCTGGTAACCTTTACCAAGGTTTTTGCCACCTCGGCAACCAACGGCAGTGGCGGATGCGGTGGTACCTTTGCTCCTTCGCTCATTATTGGAGGTTTTGCCGGTTTCCTCTTTGCGCGCCTCTGGAATGTGAACCAGGTGGGCGTCTACATTCCTGAGCAAAACTTTACACTCTTGGGCATGGCGGGCCTCATTACGGGTGTGATGCATGCCCCGCTTACGGGCATCTTCCTCATCGCCGAACTCACGGGCGGCTACCAGCTCTTCATGCCGCTGATGATAGTGTGCATCTCTTCGCTGCTCACCATCAGCATCTTTGAGAGTCACAGCATCTACGCCCTGCGTCTGGCTAGAGAGGGCAAGCTGCTCACCCACCATATTGACAAGGCTGCGCTCACCCTGCTGGGCATGCAGGATGTCATTGAGAAAGATTATCATCCGGTAGGTCCGGATCTGCCGATGAGCAAGCTGGTGAGTGAGATAAGTCGCAGCAACAACAACTTTCTGCCTGTTTTAGATCAGGCGGGTGTGCTGTTGGGAGTAATAGATATTACGAAGATTCGCCACATCATCTTCCGCACCGAACTGTATCAGCATTTCACCGTGCGTCAGCTGATGATGCAGCCTTCTGCCGTTCTTACCGAACATGACAGTATGGACGAGGTGATGCAGAAATTTGATAAAACCGATGCCGCCCAGCTGCCAGTGGTTGATGTGGCAGGCGTACTGAAGGGTTACATCAGCCGTACTAGAATCTATTCTATGTACAGGCAGATTGTAGCGGATATGTCGGCAGAGTAG
- a CDS encoding DUF4924 family protein has product MFVAQELRKKSIAEYLLYMWQIEDIIRAYGCSLPVIKKNYVDRFDFTPEQREEELDWFGNLIRMMNEEGKREGGHLNINKVILKDVIDLHGMLLQSTKFPIYNAEYYKVLPFIVELRQRGDKDLNEIETCLDALYGVMMLRLQKKEITPETERAIKEITVFIGLLSDYYIKDRTEGLKFDDDDM; this is encoded by the coding sequence ATGTTTGTAGCACAAGAATTAAGAAAGAAAAGTATCGCAGAATACTTATTATATATGTGGCAGATTGAGGACATCATCCGAGCTTACGGATGCTCGCTGCCTGTCATCAAGAAAAATTATGTAGACCGGTTCGACTTTACACCTGAGCAGCGCGAGGAAGAACTCGACTGGTTTGGCAACCTGATTCGCATGATGAACGAGGAGGGAAAGCGCGAGGGAGGACACCTTAATATTAATAAGGTGATACTAAAGGACGTCATTGACCTGCACGGCATGCTGCTGCAGAGCACCAAGTTTCCTATCTACAATGCCGAATATTACAAGGTGCTGCCTTTCATCGTAGAGCTGCGCCAGCGGGGCGACAAGGATCTCAACGAGATTGAAACCTGCCTCGATGCCCTCTATGGTGTGATGATGCTGCGCCTGCAGAAGAAGGAAATTACGCCCGAAACCGAAAGGGCCATCAAGGAGATTACCGTCTTCATAGGTCTGCTCAGCGATTATTACATCAAAGACCGAACCGAGGGACTCAAGTTTGATGATGACGACATGTAG
- the fmt gene encoding methionyl-tRNA formyltransferase has product MEKKDLRIVFMGTPEFAVESLKRLVEGGYNVVAVVTQPDKPVGRHQDTLQPSQVKQYAVEHGLPVLQPVKMKDPDFVEQLRSYQADLQVVVAFRMLPEVVWAMPKYGTFNVHAALLPQYRGAAPINWAVINGEKETGVTTFFLDHDIDTGRIILQKRFPIPETANVEYVYDGLMHLGAELALETIDALIAADGNIGSIPQSEMIGQGAELKPAPKIFKDTCRIDFHKPAKQVYDFIRGLSPYPGAWTEIKKKETVVLFDDPKGDDDYVRFPEPTTHPSHKQSTQKIQVLKIFSTRLSCMKRGDAPVGSLRVEGKSLQVACLDEWLIIQELQLSGKKRMDASAFLNGMKDIAYYECLKKDVSDDF; this is encoded by the coding sequence ATGGAGAAGAAGGATTTGAGAATTGTTTTCATGGGAACACCGGAGTTTGCGGTGGAATCCCTCAAGCGCCTGGTAGAGGGCGGTTACAACGTGGTGGCTGTGGTTACGCAGCCTGATAAACCGGTGGGCAGACATCAGGATACGCTGCAACCTTCGCAGGTTAAGCAGTATGCCGTAGAGCATGGTTTACCGGTGCTGCAGCCTGTAAAGATGAAGGACCCTGACTTTGTGGAGCAGTTGCGTTCTTATCAGGCTGACTTGCAGGTGGTAGTTGCTTTCCGCATGCTGCCAGAGGTGGTTTGGGCGATGCCGAAATATGGTACTTTTAATGTACATGCAGCCCTCCTTCCGCAGTATCGCGGTGCGGCGCCTATTAACTGGGCAGTGATTAATGGCGAGAAGGAGACGGGTGTTACCACCTTCTTCCTCGACCACGATATTGATACCGGTCGCATCATTCTGCAGAAACGTTTTCCTATTCCGGAGACGGCAAATGTGGAGTATGTTTACGACGGGTTGATGCATCTTGGTGCTGAATTGGCGCTGGAAACCATTGATGCGCTCATCGCTGCCGATGGCAATATCGGTTCCATTCCTCAGAGCGAAATGATAGGACAGGGTGCCGAACTCAAGCCGGCTCCGAAAATCTTCAAGGATACCTGCCGCATCGACTTCCACAAGCCTGCTAAGCAGGTGTATGATTTCATCCGCGGTCTTTCTCCATACCCTGGTGCATGGACTGAAATTAAGAAGAAGGAGACAGTAGTATTATTTGACGATCCTAAGGGAGATGATGATTACGTGAGGTTCCCTGAGCCTACAACTCATCCATCCCATAAGCAGAGTACACAGAAAATTCAGGTACTTAAGATATTTTCTACCCGTCTTTCATGTATGAAGCGTGGTGATGCGCCTGTGGGATCGCTCCGCGTTGAGGGGAAGTCGTTACAAGTAGCCTGCCTTGATGAATGGCTCATTATTCAGGAGTTGCAGCTCAGTGGCAAGAAACGCATGGATGCTTCTGCTTTTCTCAATGGTATGAAGGACATAGCTTATTATGAGTGTTTGAAGAAAGATGTTAGTGACGATTTTTAA
- a CDS encoding L-threonylcarbamoyladenylate synthase yields the protein MTVEEDIKRAIECMRKGGVILYPTDTVWGIGCDATNPEAVKKVYEIKKRDDSKALICLIDSADRMARYFRNVPQVAWDFIDAAMPVKPTTVILDDASGVANNLVAEDGSLAMRITYEPFSKQLCYRFQKPIVSTSANVSGEPAAQNYRDISEEILNAVDYVCWSRRQEHKPHQPSSIVKIAKDGEVKVIR from the coding sequence ATGACTGTAGAAGAAGACATCAAGCGTGCTATAGAGTGCATGCGAAAGGGTGGAGTGATACTCTATCCTACAGATACCGTATGGGGCATAGGATGCGACGCCACCAACCCTGAAGCGGTAAAGAAAGTTTATGAAATAAAGAAACGTGACGATTCTAAGGCGCTTATCTGCCTGATAGATTCTGCTGACCGCATGGCGCGTTATTTCCGCAATGTGCCACAGGTGGCATGGGATTTCATCGATGCTGCCATGCCTGTAAAGCCTACTACGGTTATTCTTGATGATGCCAGTGGAGTGGCTAATAATCTGGTAGCAGAGGATGGAAGTCTGGCGATGCGTATAACCTATGAGCCTTTCTCCAAACAACTCTGTTACCGTTTTCAGAAGCCTATTGTAAGTACAAGTGCTAATGTGAGTGGTGAGCCTGCTGCACAGAATTATCGCGACATCTCCGAGGAAATCCTCAATGCTGTAGATTATGTTTGCTGGAGCCGCCGTCAGGAGCATAAACCTCATCAGCC
- a CDS encoding peptide chain release factor 3, which produces MNEIERRRTFAIISHPDAGKTTLTEKFLLFGGQIQVAGAVKNNKIRKTATSDWMDIEKQRGISVSTSVMEFDYLPAGQEGEPYKVNILDTPGHQDFCEDTYRTLTAVDSAIIVVDSAKGVEAQTRKLMEVCRMRNTPVIIFINKMDREGRDPFDVLDELEAELKIKVRPLSWPIGQGARFKGVYNIYEHQLNLFTPNKQRVTEKVEVDIQSSELDERVGEREAAQLREELELVDGVYPEFEEETYRSAEVAPVFFGSALNNFGVQELLDCFVHIAPSPRPTQAEERLVKPEEPKFSGFIFKITANIDPNHRSCIAFCKICSGKFVRNQPYYHVRLDKNVRFSSPTQFMAQRKSTIDEAYPGDIVGLPDNGIFKIGDTLTEGEKMHFRGLPSFSPLLFKYIENDDPMKSKQFQKGLEQLMNEGVAQLFVNQFNGRRIVGTVGQLQFEVIQYRLENEYNAKCRWEPVHLHKACWIEADDEKELENFKKRKYQYMAKDIEGRDVFLADSGYVLSMAQQDFEHIKFHFTSEF; this is translated from the coding sequence ATGAACGAAATAGAAAGAAGAAGAACATTTGCCATTATCTCTCACCCGGATGCTGGTAAGACAACATTGACCGAGAAGTTTCTGCTTTTCGGTGGACAGATTCAGGTGGCAGGTGCCGTAAAGAATAACAAAATTCGCAAAACTGCGACTTCTGACTGGATGGATATTGAGAAACAGCGTGGTATCTCGGTATCTACATCTGTAATGGAATTTGATTATCTCCCTGCCGGACAGGAGGGAGAACCTTATAAGGTGAATATCCTGGATACGCCAGGTCACCAGGACTTCTGCGAGGATACCTACCGCACACTTACAGCCGTAGATTCAGCCATCATCGTGGTTGACTCTGCCAAGGGTGTGGAGGCACAGACCCGCAAACTCATGGAGGTGTGCCGCATGAGAAATACCCCGGTAATCATCTTCATCAACAAGATGGACCGTGAGGGACGCGACCCGTTTGATGTGCTCGACGAGTTGGAAGCAGAGCTCAAAATCAAGGTTCGCCCGCTGAGCTGGCCTATCGGTCAGGGCGCCCGTTTCAAGGGCGTTTACAACATCTACGAGCATCAGCTGAATCTCTTTACCCCTAACAAACAGCGAGTTACCGAGAAGGTAGAGGTAGACATCCAAAGTTCAGAACTCGACGAGCGGGTTGGTGAACGTGAGGCTGCACAACTGCGTGAGGAACTGGAACTGGTAGATGGTGTTTACCCTGAGTTTGAGGAAGAAACCTACCGTTCGGCCGAGGTAGCACCTGTGTTCTTCGGTTCGGCACTGAACAATTTTGGTGTTCAGGAACTCCTCGACTGTTTTGTTCATATTGCTCCATCTCCTAGACCCACCCAGGCAGAGGAGCGTCTGGTGAAGCCTGAAGAACCTAAGTTCAGTGGTTTCATCTTCAAGATTACAGCCAATATTGATCCAAACCACCGCTCCTGCATCGCTTTCTGTAAGATATGCTCGGGCAAATTTGTGAGAAATCAGCCATATTACCACGTGCGCTTGGATAAGAACGTACGTTTCTCTTCGCCTACCCAGTTCATGGCACAGCGCAAGAGTACCATTGACGAGGCTTATCCGGGTGACATTGTAGGTTTGCCAGACAACGGTATTTTCAAGATAGGAGATACGTTGACGGAGGGAGAGAAGATGCATTTTCGCGGTTTGCCAAGCTTCTCTCCACTCCTTTTCAAGTACATCGAGAATGATGACCCGATGAAGAGCAAGCAGTTCCAGAAGGGATTGGAGCAGCTCATGAACGAGGGTGTGGCGCAGCTCTTCGTCAACCAGTTCAACGGCCGCCGCATCGTGGGCACCGTGGGTCAGCTGCAGTTCGAGGTTATCCAGTACCGCCTGGAGAACGAGTACAATGCCAAGTGCCGCTGGGAGCCAGTGCATCTTCACAAGGCTTGCTGGATAGAGGCAGATGACGAGAAGGAACTCGAGAACTTCAAGAAGCGCAAGTACCAGTACATGGCCAAGGATATTGAGGGGCGCGATGTCTTTCTTGCCGATTCGGGCTACGTGTTGAGCATGGCGCAGCAGGATTTTGAACACATCAAGTTCCATTTCACATCGGAATTCTAA